A region from the Hippoglossus hippoglossus isolate fHipHip1 chromosome 16, fHipHip1.pri, whole genome shotgun sequence genome encodes:
- the LOC117777215 gene encoding transcriptional regulator Erg-like isoform X1 encodes MYWDTIIKPADRAEPKIKMEICQTGYYTEDFRTQEVPAGFDFTSYDYPGEELSFLLDSKAPGQQQYPAESSYPEPPKPSSHPYDTKVSTSDTALFNLDSYQEFNWWSSYPHDGPAVDQPQTGYQESPQTYQSLVPQGGQFSPAMEGSHSPFLTTKAPNTLQGEMDQSYYDSDGQRHSSSFWPEYPSPSFATPLPHLPPASCPSNSSPQSSEPYCPRVAKRKTPHHQRPDREGHMPGMSAYPGSGPIQLWQFLLELLLDSACRTFISWTGDGWEFKMSDPAEVAKRWGQCKNKPKMNYEKLSRGLRYYYHKNIIHKTAGKRYVYRFVCDIQGMLGKTAQEVLISLNVVPTHTESWQCPGAPAAVTSEHSSETWAPQ; translated from the exons ATGTACTGGGACACCATCATCAAAcctgcagacagagcagagcCCAAAATAAAG ATGGAGATTTGCCAGACTGGATACTACACAGAGGACTTCAGGACGCAGGAAGTGCCCGCCGGCTTCGACTTTACATCTTATG ACTACCCTGGTGAAGAGCTGTCTTTTCTGTTAGACAGTAAAGCGCCCGGGCAGCAGCAGTatccagcagagagcagctaCCCAGAGCCGCCAAAACCATCTTCTCATCCTTACGACACCAAAG tGAGCACCAGTGACACTGCTCTGTTCAACCTGGACTCGTATCAGGAGTTCAACTGGTGGAGCTCTTATCCTCATG ATGGGCCGGCGGTAGATCAGCCACAGACTGGGTACCAGGAGTCTCCGCAGACATATCAGAGCCTGGTGCCCCAGGGTGGACAGTTCAGCCCGGCCATGGAGGGCAGCCACAGCCCCTTCTTAACCACAAAAGCACCAAACACGTTACAAG GTGAGATGGATCAGAGCTACTACGACTCTGACGGACAGAGGCATTCGTCGTCCTTCTGGCCGGAATACCCATCTCCCAGCTTCGCCACCCCCCTACCTCACCTGCCCCCGGCCTCCTGCCCCTCAAACTCCAGCCCTCAGTCCTCGGAGCCGTACTGCCCCCGTGTGGCCAAACGCAAAACCCCACACCATCAGAGACCAGACCGGGAGGGCCATATGCCAGGGATGTCGGCCTATCCAG gtTCTGGTCCAATCCAGTTGTGGCAGTTTTTACTGGAACTACTTCTGGACTCGGCCTGTCGTACCTTCATCTCCTGGACGGGAGACGGCTGGGAGTTCAAGATGTCCGACCCCGCTGAG GTGGCCAAGCGCTGGGGCCAGTGCAAGAACAAACCCAAGATGAACTACGAGAAGCTGAGCCGCGGCCTGCGGTACTACTACCACAAGAACATCATCCACAAGACGGCAGGCAAACGCTACGTCTACCGCTTCGTCTGCGACATACAGGGCATGCTGGGAAAGACGGCACAGGAGGTCCTGATCAGTCTGAACGTTGTGCCCACACACACCGAGTCGTGGCAGTGCCCCGGGGCGCCAGCGGCGGTGACGTCTGAGCACAGCAGTGAAACATGGGCACCTCAGTAG
- the LOC117777215 gene encoding protein C-ets-2-like isoform X2, with amino-acid sequence MYWDTIIKPADRAEPKIKMEICQTGYYTEDFRTQEVPAGFDFTSYDSKAPGQQQYPAESSYPEPPKPSSHPYDTKVSTSDTALFNLDSYQEFNWWSSYPHDGPAVDQPQTGYQESPQTYQSLVPQGGQFSPAMEGSHSPFLTTKAPNTLQGEMDQSYYDSDGQRHSSSFWPEYPSPSFATPLPHLPPASCPSNSSPQSSEPYCPRVAKRKTPHHQRPDREGHMPGMSAYPGSGPIQLWQFLLELLLDSACRTFISWTGDGWEFKMSDPAEVAKRWGQCKNKPKMNYEKLSRGLRYYYHKNIIHKTAGKRYVYRFVCDIQGMLGKTAQEVLISLNVVPTHTESWQCPGAPAAVTSEHSSETWAPQ; translated from the exons ATGTACTGGGACACCATCATCAAAcctgcagacagagcagagcCCAAAATAAAG ATGGAGATTTGCCAGACTGGATACTACACAGAGGACTTCAGGACGCAGGAAGTGCCCGCCGGCTTCGACTTTACATCTTATG ACAGTAAAGCGCCCGGGCAGCAGCAGTatccagcagagagcagctaCCCAGAGCCGCCAAAACCATCTTCTCATCCTTACGACACCAAAG tGAGCACCAGTGACACTGCTCTGTTCAACCTGGACTCGTATCAGGAGTTCAACTGGTGGAGCTCTTATCCTCATG ATGGGCCGGCGGTAGATCAGCCACAGACTGGGTACCAGGAGTCTCCGCAGACATATCAGAGCCTGGTGCCCCAGGGTGGACAGTTCAGCCCGGCCATGGAGGGCAGCCACAGCCCCTTCTTAACCACAAAAGCACCAAACACGTTACAAG GTGAGATGGATCAGAGCTACTACGACTCTGACGGACAGAGGCATTCGTCGTCCTTCTGGCCGGAATACCCATCTCCCAGCTTCGCCACCCCCCTACCTCACCTGCCCCCGGCCTCCTGCCCCTCAAACTCCAGCCCTCAGTCCTCGGAGCCGTACTGCCCCCGTGTGGCCAAACGCAAAACCCCACACCATCAGAGACCAGACCGGGAGGGCCATATGCCAGGGATGTCGGCCTATCCAG gtTCTGGTCCAATCCAGTTGTGGCAGTTTTTACTGGAACTACTTCTGGACTCGGCCTGTCGTACCTTCATCTCCTGGACGGGAGACGGCTGGGAGTTCAAGATGTCCGACCCCGCTGAG GTGGCCAAGCGCTGGGGCCAGTGCAAGAACAAACCCAAGATGAACTACGAGAAGCTGAGCCGCGGCCTGCGGTACTACTACCACAAGAACATCATCCACAAGACGGCAGGCAAACGCTACGTCTACCGCTTCGTCTGCGACATACAGGGCATGCTGGGAAAGACGGCACAGGAGGTCCTGATCAGTCTGAACGTTGTGCCCACACACACCGAGTCGTGGCAGTGCCCCGGGGCGCCAGCGGCGGTGACGTCTGAGCACAGCAGTGAAACATGGGCACCTCAGTAG
- the LOC117777216 gene encoding uncharacterized protein LOC117777216 isoform X2 codes for MSHTISTRLLQALENLSGNDLEKFCFHLRDRREEPKIRRGQVDEKSPVKITGLLVSTFTEPGALKVVLETLRLIDCNQEAQTLESKTKACVDKGDPKTSNGKLDRKPLQEVENYADGKFPLKAAQQGGAPVKMVKQEEVADHQREGEPSVSQSPMTAQKVSLTKYAIPYPEVLGEVRFQRGVDRAKERSLQPGQEGVALVGFGRHETETLKDLYESKDKDRISYVHFLRGMKSTCDPGTKMDAAIRYILQRDRGRAAAATATRNRQSNRNQYASSSRPKVNRT; via the exons ATGTCGCACACAATAAGCACACGTCTCTTGCAGGCGCTGGAGAATCTGAGCGGTAACGACCTGGAGAAGTTTTGTTTCCATCTGAGGGACCGCAGGGAAGAGCCGAAGATCAGGCGCGGACAGGTGGACGAGAAAAGTCCTGTGAAGATCACAGGACTCCTGGTTTCTACGTTCACGGAACCGGGAGCTCTTAAAGTGGTTTTGGAGACACTGAGGCTGATCGACTGTAACCAGGAGGCTCAGACACTGG AATCAAAGACCAAAGCTTGTGTGGAC aaAGGTGATCCCAAGACCTCTAACGGGAAGTTGGACAGAAAGCCCTTGCAGGAGGTTGAGAACTATGCAGACGGGAAGTTTCCTTTAAAAGCTGCTCAACAAGGAGGTGCTCCTGTGAAGATGGTGAAGCAAGAGGAGGTGGCTGATCaccagagggagggagagcccTCAGTGAGCCAGAGTCCAATGACGGCCCAAAAG GTTTCCTTGACTAAATATGCGATTCCTTACCCTGAGGTTTTGGGAGAAGTCAGATTTCAGCGTGGGGTTGATAGAGCCAAAGAGAGATCCCTCCAGCCAGGCCAAGAGGGGGTGGCCCTCGTTGGTTTTGGTCGTCACGAAACGGAGACGCTGAAGGATCTGTATGAGTCGAAGGACAAGGACAGAATCAG CTATGTCCACTTCCTCCGAGGAATGAAGTCAACCTGTGATCCTGGGACCAAGATGGACGCAGCCATCAGATACATTTTACAGCGTGACCGGGGGCGGGCTGCAGCCGCCACTGCAACCAGGAACAGACAGAGTAACAGAAACCAGTATGCCAGTTCCTCAAG GCCCAAGGTGAACAGGACCTGA
- the LOC117777216 gene encoding uncharacterized protein LOC117777216 isoform X3, translating to MSHTISTRLLQALENLSGNDLEKFCFHLRDRREEPKIRRGQVDEKSPVKITGLLVSTFTEPGALKVVLETLRLIDCNQEAQTLESKTKACVDKGDPKTSNGKLDRKPLQEVENYADGKFPLKAAQQGGAPVKMVKQEEVADHQREGEPSVSQSPMTAQKVLGEVRFQRGVDRAKERSLQPGQEGVALVGFGRHETETLKDLYESKDKDRISYVHFLRGMKSTCDPGTKMDAAIRYILQRDRGRAAAATATRNRQSNRNQYASSSRPKVNRT from the exons ATGTCGCACACAATAAGCACACGTCTCTTGCAGGCGCTGGAGAATCTGAGCGGTAACGACCTGGAGAAGTTTTGTTTCCATCTGAGGGACCGCAGGGAAGAGCCGAAGATCAGGCGCGGACAGGTGGACGAGAAAAGTCCTGTGAAGATCACAGGACTCCTGGTTTCTACGTTCACGGAACCGGGAGCTCTTAAAGTGGTTTTGGAGACACTGAGGCTGATCGACTGTAACCAGGAGGCTCAGACACTGG AATCAAAGACCAAAGCTTGTGTGGAC aaAGGTGATCCCAAGACCTCTAACGGGAAGTTGGACAGAAAGCCCTTGCAGGAGGTTGAGAACTATGCAGACGGGAAGTTTCCTTTAAAAGCTGCTCAACAAGGAGGTGCTCCTGTGAAGATGGTGAAGCAAGAGGAGGTGGCTGATCaccagagggagggagagcccTCAGTGAGCCAGAGTCCAATGACGGCCCAAAAG GTTTTGGGAGAAGTCAGATTTCAGCGTGGGGTTGATAGAGCCAAAGAGAGATCCCTCCAGCCAGGCCAAGAGGGGGTGGCCCTCGTTGGTTTTGGTCGTCACGAAACGGAGACGCTGAAGGATCTGTATGAGTCGAAGGACAAGGACAGAATCAG CTATGTCCACTTCCTCCGAGGAATGAAGTCAACCTGTGATCCTGGGACCAAGATGGACGCAGCCATCAGATACATTTTACAGCGTGACCGGGGGCGGGCTGCAGCCGCCACTGCAACCAGGAACAGACAGAGTAACAGAAACCAGTATGCCAGTTCCTCAAG GCCCAAGGTGAACAGGACCTGA
- the LOC117777216 gene encoding uncharacterized protein LOC117777216 isoform X1: MSHTISTRLLQALENLSGNDLEKFCFHLRDRREEPKIRRGQVDEKSPVKITGLLVSTFTEPGALKVVLETLRLIDCNQEAQTLESKTKACVDKGDPIFRKTSNGKLDTKPSQEAENYAAGQSALKAAQQGGAPVKMKKPEEVEADAKAHVLSEGGDPGNDRLVLSRYVIQFGKYKGQNFKWLLENDVRYAAILVAHHQREQEHSVSQSPMTAQKVSLTKYAIPYPEVLGEVRFQRGVDRAKERSLQPGQEGVALVGFGRHETETLKDLYESKDKDRISYVHFLRGMKSTCDPGTKMDAAIRYILQRDRGRAAAATATRNRQSNRNQYASSSRPKVNRT; this comes from the exons ATGTCGCACACAATAAGCACACGTCTCTTGCAGGCGCTGGAGAATCTGAGCGGTAACGACCTGGAGAAGTTTTGTTTCCATCTGAGGGACCGCAGGGAAGAGCCGAAGATCAGGCGCGGACAGGTGGACGAGAAAAGTCCTGTGAAGATCACAGGACTCCTGGTTTCTACGTTCACGGAACCGGGAGCTCTTAAAGTGGTTTTGGAGACACTGAGGCTGATCGACTGTAACCAGGAGGCTCAGACACTGG AATCAAAGACCAAAGCTTGTGTGGAC aaAGGTGATCCCATTTTTCGCAAGACCTCTAACGGGAAGTTGGACACAAAGCCCTCACAGGAGGCTGAGAACTATGCAGCCGGGCAGTCTGCTTTAAAAGCTGCTCAACAAGGAGGTGCTCCTGTGAAGATGAAGAAgccagaggaggtggaggctgaCGCCAAGGCTCACGTTCTCTCTGAGGGCGGAGACCCTGGCAACGACCGGCTGGTTCTGAGCAGATATGTGATTCAGTTTGGCAAGTACAAAGGTCAAAACTTCAAATGGCTGTTGGAGAATGATGTGCGCTACGCTGCCATATTGGTGGCTCACCACCAGAGGGAGCAAGAGCACTCAGTGAGCCAGAGTCCAATGACGGCCCAAAAG GTTTCCTTGACTAAATATGCGATTCCTTACCCTGAGGTTTTGGGAGAAGTCAGATTTCAGCGTGGGGTTGATAGAGCCAAAGAGAGATCCCTCCAGCCAGGCCAAGAGGGGGTGGCCCTCGTTGGTTTTGGTCGTCACGAAACGGAGACGCTGAAGGATCTGTATGAGTCGAAGGACAAGGACAGAATCAG CTATGTCCACTTCCTCCGAGGAATGAAGTCAACCTGTGATCCTGGGACCAAGATGGACGCAGCCATCAGATACATTTTACAGCGTGACCGGGGGCGGGCTGCAGCCGCCACTGCAACCAGGAACAGACAGAGTAACAGAAACCAGTATGCCAGTTCCTCAAG GCCCAAGGTGAACAGGACCTGA